A window of the Catharus ustulatus isolate bCatUst1 chromosome 23, bCatUst1.pri.v2, whole genome shotgun sequence genome harbors these coding sequences:
- the LOC117006446 gene encoding olfactory receptor 10A4-like isoform X2, translating into MTLIGNLLICTVTVHPTLQMPMYFFLRVLAFLDISTASVVVPKMLVNLLSEDRSISYLGCVTQLYCVVFLAATEWYLLAAMAYDRYVAVCWPLRYAAIMSSRACLALVLLSCCSGQVVSVLQTAWVFTLSLCGPRRINYFFCDIPPLLVLSCTDTSLYERQLISATVLVIFTPFCLILLSYACIISSILKISSAESRHKAFSTCSSHLTVVTLYCASGTLIYLQPKSSKDAKKILALIYTTVIPTLNPLIYSLRNKEVKEVLIRVVAVLMKK; encoded by the coding sequence ATGACTCTCATCGGGAACCTTCTCATCTGCACGGTCACAGTGCACCCCACCCTCCAGATGCCCATGTACTTCTTCCTCCGCGTCCTGGCCTTCCTGGATATTTCCACAGCGTCAGTCGTTGTCCCCAAGATGCTGGTGAACCTCCTGTCCGAGGACAGGAGCATCTCCtacctgggctgtgtcactcAGCTCTACTGCGTGGTTTTCTTGGCGGCCACCGAGTGGTACCTGCTGGCAGCCATGGCCTACGACCGCTACGTGGCCGTGTGCTGGCCCCTGAGGTACGCTGCCATCATGAGCTCCAGGGCCTGCCTCGCCttggtgctgctctcctgctgcagtggcCAAGTGGTGTCGGTGCTGCAGACAGCCTGGGTGTTCACCCTGTCCTTGTGCGGGCCCAGGAGGATCAATTACTTCTTCTGTGACATCCCCCCGCTGCTCGTGCTGTCCTGCACGGACACCTCGCTGTACGAGAGGCAGCTCATCTCAGCCACCGTGCTCGTCATCTTCACGCCCTTCTGCCTCATCCTGCTCTCCTACGCCTGCATCATCTCCAGCATCCTGAAGATTtcctctgcagagagcagacaCAAGGCCTTCTCCACCTGCTCCTCACACCTCACTGTTGTGACGTTGTACTGTGCAAGTGGCACTTTGATTTACTTACAGCCAAAATCCAGTAAAGATGCTAAGAAAATCCTTGCTCTCATATACACAACTGTAATTCCCACATTAAACCCCCTGATTTACAGCCTGAGGAATAAAGAAGTGAAAGAAGTACTAATCAGAGTGGTGGCTGTGTTGATGAAGAAATAA
- the LOC117006611 gene encoding cathepsin G-like, protein MLLLLLISSAFVLPWAGAGRIIGGKEVVPHSRPYMAYLKIKVKDQSGSKPSSCGGFLIRPDAVLSAAHCVPKKGLKVTVILGAHNINVQEWSQQRIHVTDWVIHPNYSSASLQNDIALLKLRSRARINENVTFISIPRSNEHVRVGTRCRVAGWGDTSVYGSTTDVMMEVDLKVQNETLCQQEFHDYLRRSMICVGDQNSGKSTYEGDSGGPLVCNKKAHGIVSYGPSGRLLPLVFTRVSYFVPWIRQQLRRFALQELPASPSSQ, encoded by the exons atgctgcttctccttctgaTCTCAAGTGCTTttgtcctgccctgggctggggctg GAAGGATCATTGGTGGGAAGGAAGTTGTGCCCCACTCCAGACCCTACAtggcttatttaaaaataaaagttaaagaTCAGTCTGGCTCAAAGCCTTCTTCCTGTGGAGGGTTCCTGATTCGCCCAGATGcagtgctctcagcagctcacTGTGTGCCTAAAAAAGG ATTGAAAGTCACTGTGATTCTGGGAGCCCACAACATAAATGTCCAAGAATGGAGCCAGCAGAGGATCCATGTTACAGACTGGGTCATTCATCCCAACTATTCTTCTGCTAGTTTACAAAATGACATTGCGCTGCTGAAG CTGAGGTCAAGGGCCAGGATCAATGAGAATGTGACATTTATTTCCATACCCAGGAGTAATGAACATGTGAGAGTAGGAACTAGATGTAGGGTGGCTGGCTGGGGGGATACATCTGTGTACGGGAGCACAACTGATGTGATGATGGAGGTGGATCTGAAGGTGCAAAATGAGACACTATGTCAGCAGGAATTCCATGACTACCTGCGTCGGTCCATGATCTGTGTTGGTGATCAGAACAGTGGAAAGTCAACTTACGAA GGTGATTCTGGTGGCCCATTAGTCTGCAATAAGAAGGCTCATGGCATTGTTTCTTATGGACCTTCAGGCCGCCTCCTACCTTTGGTATTTACCAGAGTCTCCTATTTTGTGCCCTGGATACgtcagcagctgaggaggttTGCACTCCAAGAGCTGCctgcctctccatcctcccaaTAA
- the LOC117006446 gene encoding olfactory receptor 10A7-like isoform X1 produces MEPAENQNAGNHTLLTEFVLAGLSSRPELQHLLFFTICFIYSMTLIGNLLICTVTVHPTLQMPMYFFLRVLAFLDISTASVVVPKMLVNLLSEDRSISYLGCVTQLYCVVFLAATEWYLLAAMAYDRYVAVCWPLRYAAIMSSRACLALVLLSCCSGQVVSVLQTAWVFTLSLCGPRRINYFFCDIPPLLVLSCTDTSLYERQLISATVLVIFTPFCLILLSYACIISSILKISSAESRHKAFSTCSSHLTVVTLYCASGTLIYLQPKSSKDAKKILALIYTTVIPTLNPLIYSLRNKEVKEVLIRVVAVLMKK; encoded by the coding sequence ATGGAGCCAGCAGAGAACCAAAATGCAGGAAACCACACCCTGCTGACTGAATTTGTCCTCGCTGGATTGTCCAGCcgcccagagctccagcacttGCTGTTCTTCACAATCTGCTTCATTTACAGCATGACTCTCATCGGGAACCTTCTCATCTGCACGGTCACAGTGCACCCCACCCTCCAGATGCCCATGTACTTCTTCCTCCGCGTCCTGGCCTTCCTGGATATTTCCACAGCGTCAGTCGTTGTCCCCAAGATGCTGGTGAACCTCCTGTCCGAGGACAGGAGCATCTCCtacctgggctgtgtcactcAGCTCTACTGCGTGGTTTTCTTGGCGGCCACCGAGTGGTACCTGCTGGCAGCCATGGCCTACGACCGCTACGTGGCCGTGTGCTGGCCCCTGAGGTACGCTGCCATCATGAGCTCCAGGGCCTGCCTCGCCttggtgctgctctcctgctgcagtggcCAAGTGGTGTCGGTGCTGCAGACAGCCTGGGTGTTCACCCTGTCCTTGTGCGGGCCCAGGAGGATCAATTACTTCTTCTGTGACATCCCCCCGCTGCTCGTGCTGTCCTGCACGGACACCTCGCTGTACGAGAGGCAGCTCATCTCAGCCACCGTGCTCGTCATCTTCACGCCCTTCTGCCTCATCCTGCTCTCCTACGCCTGCATCATCTCCAGCATCCTGAAGATTtcctctgcagagagcagacaCAAGGCCTTCTCCACCTGCTCCTCACACCTCACTGTTGTGACGTTGTACTGTGCAAGTGGCACTTTGATTTACTTACAGCCAAAATCCAGTAAAGATGCTAAGAAAATCCTTGCTCTCATATACACAACTGTAATTCCCACATTAAACCCCCTGATTTACAGCCTGAGGAATAAAGAAGTGAAAGAAGTACTAATCAGAGTGGTGGCTGTGTTGATGAAGAAATAA